In Flavobacterium cerinum, one genomic interval encodes:
- the mnmG gene encoding tRNA uridine-5-carboxymethylaminomethyl(34) synthesis enzyme MnmG: protein MSLFQDKYDVIVVGAGHAGSEAAASAANMGSKTLLITMSLQNIAQMSCNPAMGGIAKGQIVREIDALGGYSGIVSDKTAIQFKMLNKSKGPAMWSPRVQSDRMRFAEEWRMMLEQTPNLDFYQEMVSGILTENGKIVGIRTSLGIEIKAKTVVLTNGTFLNGLIHIGEKQFGGGRAGESAAFGITEDLVKLGFTSGRMKTGTPPRVDGRSLDYSKMEIQPGDENPSKFSYLDVTKPLTVQKPCHMTYTSELVHDLLREGFDRSPMFNGRIKSLGPRYCPSIEDKINRFADKERHQLFVEPEGWNTVEVYVNGFSTSLPEDVQFKALRSVVGFENVKFFRPGYAIEYDYFPPTQLKHTLETKLIEGLFFAGQINGTTGYEEAASQGLIAGMNAHLKAQDKDPFILKRNEAYIGVLIDDLITKGTEEPYRMFTSRAEYRTLLRQDNADFRLTPMSHQVGLATDERLKRMEQKQSQSDAFVNFFKETSVKVAEANPILESKGSAPISQPDKMFKVFSRPQLDLNDILKFEKVKEYVAEHELDQEVIEQAEIQVKYSGYIEKEKNNADKLNRLEDVRIPENFDYDKIKSLSFEAREKLKKIKPISVSQASRISGVSPSDVSVLLVHMGR, encoded by the coding sequence ATGAGTTTATTTCAAGATAAATATGATGTAATCGTAGTAGGTGCCGGTCATGCAGGTTCCGAGGCAGCAGCCTCGGCCGCGAATATGGGATCGAAAACGCTATTGATTACAATGAGTTTGCAAAACATTGCTCAAATGTCGTGTAATCCGGCTATGGGTGGAATTGCAAAAGGACAAATCGTTCGGGAGATTGATGCATTGGGAGGTTACTCCGGAATTGTTTCGGATAAGACTGCGATCCAATTCAAGATGCTGAACAAATCAAAAGGTCCGGCCATGTGGTCTCCACGTGTGCAATCTGACCGTATGCGTTTCGCAGAAGAATGGAGAATGATGCTCGAACAAACTCCGAACCTGGATTTCTATCAGGAAATGGTGTCGGGAATTTTAACCGAAAACGGAAAGATAGTAGGAATTCGAACATCTCTCGGAATTGAAATTAAAGCCAAAACGGTAGTGTTGACAAACGGTACTTTTTTAAATGGTTTGATTCATATCGGAGAAAAACAATTCGGTGGAGGAAGAGCGGGTGAAAGTGCCGCTTTCGGTATTACAGAAGATTTAGTAAAATTAGGTTTTACTTCCGGTCGAATGAAAACCGGAACACCACCACGTGTTGACGGTCGTTCTCTGGATTATTCGAAAATGGAAATTCAACCGGGTGATGAAAATCCATCTAAATTTTCATATCTCGATGTAACAAAACCGTTGACGGTTCAAAAGCCGTGTCATATGACGTATACTTCGGAACTGGTTCACGATTTACTTCGTGAAGGTTTTGATCGTTCGCCAATGTTCAACGGACGAATTAAAAGTTTAGGCCCGCGCTATTGTCCGTCGATTGAAGATAAAATCAATCGATTTGCTGATAAAGAACGCCACCAGTTGTTTGTTGAACCGGAAGGATGGAATACGGTAGAAGTGTATGTAAATGGTTTTTCAACATCACTACCGGAAGATGTACAGTTTAAAGCATTGCGTTCTGTTGTCGGTTTTGAGAATGTGAAATTTTTCCGTCCGGGATATGCTATTGAATACGATTATTTCCCGCCAACGCAATTAAAGCATACTTTAGAAACAAAACTAATAGAAGGTTTATTTTTTGCCGGACAAATTAACGGTACAACAGGATATGAAGAAGCAGCTTCACAAGGTTTAATTGCCGGAATGAATGCTCACTTAAAAGCACAGGATAAAGATCCGTTTATTTTAAAACGTAATGAAGCTTACATCGGAGTGTTAATTGATGACTTAATTACAAAAGGAACTGAAGAACCGTATCGTATGTTTACATCACGTGCGGAATACAGAACTTTATTACGTCAGGATAATGCTGATTTCCGTTTAACACCAATGTCACATCAAGTCGGTTTAGCTACAGACGAACGTTTAAAAAGAATGGAGCAGAAGCAAAGTCAATCGGATGCTTTTGTTAACTTTTTTAAAGAAACAAGTGTAAAGGTAGCGGAAGCAAATCCTATTTTAGAATCTAAAGGGTCGGCACCAATTTCGCAACCGGATAAAATGTTTAAAGTATTTTCTCGTCCGCAATTGGATTTAAATGATATTTTAAAATTTGAAAAAGTTAAGGAATATGTAGCGGAACATGAATTGGATCAGGAAGTAATTGAACAAGCAGAAATTCAGGTAAAATATTCCGGCTATATTGAAAAAGAAAAAAATAACGCGGATAAATTAAATCGTTTGGAAGATGTTCGAATTCCGGAAAATTTCGATTACGATAAAATTAAATCGCTTTCTTTTGAAGCTAGAGAAAAATTAAAGAAAATTAAACCGATTTCTGTTTCACAGGCATCTCGTATCAGTGGTGTTTCACCAAGTGATGTTTCGGTTTTATTAGTTCATATGGGACGATAA
- a CDS encoding class I SAM-dependent methyltransferase: MDFLNNTIYIKVKDHSVSKENFELLLDEELQLLKTTPQPGPEKLPSYYESDDYISHTDGKRSLFEKVYHIIKRKAIRDKVKLITSFQSEKGSLLDIGAGTGDFLLEAKNQGWNTIGIEPSEKAKNSAIGKGIDFADNLEQLDNNSFDVITMWHVLEHVPDLENQIATLKRLLKKNGTIIIAVPNYKSYDAKYYGEFWAAYDVPRHLWHFSKVAIEKLFARQNIRLIKIKPMLFDSFYVSLLSEKYKNGKMSFIKGFWIGLLSNWKAKQNFEYSSHIYILKNEEKSN; the protein is encoded by the coding sequence ATGGATTTTTTAAACAATACCATTTATATAAAAGTAAAAGACCATTCCGTATCAAAAGAAAATTTTGAATTACTATTGGATGAAGAATTACAATTATTAAAAACAACGCCGCAACCCGGACCGGAAAAATTACCGTCTTATTACGAAAGCGATGATTATATTTCGCATACGGATGGTAAACGTTCTTTATTCGAAAAAGTATATCATATCATAAAAAGAAAAGCAATCCGGGATAAAGTAAAATTAATTACCTCTTTTCAATCGGAAAAAGGATCCCTTTTGGATATAGGAGCCGGAACAGGTGATTTTCTTTTAGAAGCAAAAAATCAAGGATGGAATACAATTGGGATAGAACCGAGTGAAAAAGCAAAAAATAGTGCCATCGGAAAAGGAATTGATTTTGCTGATAATTTAGAACAACTCGACAATAATTCTTTTGATGTGATTACAATGTGGCATGTTCTGGAACATGTACCGGATTTAGAAAATCAGATCGCAACTTTAAAACGATTATTAAAAAAGAACGGAACAATCATTATTGCCGTTCCGAATTATAAATCGTACGATGCAAAATATTACGGGGAATTTTGGGCCGCTTATGATGTACCGAGACACCTATGGCATTTTTCAAAAGTTGCAATTGAAAAACTTTTCGCCCGACAAAATATCCGACTGATAAAAATTAAACCAATGCTTTTTGATAGTTTTTATGTTTCACTTTTATCCGAAAAATACAAAAACGGAAAAATGAGTTTTATAAAGGGTTTTTGGATCGGATTATTATCAAATTGGAAAGCAAAACAGAATTTTGAGTATTCTTCCCATATTTACATCCTAAAAAATGAAGAAAAATCAAATTAA
- a CDS encoding OmpH family outer membrane protein, with the protein MKKSFLIIGLALAMFSCNNGSTTASSGTKTAYVDTAKLIEENQEAKDIESKYKTKSQEMGRELEGEAKQFQNEAATFQRDAQVKGMAWAQQKSAELQKREQQLGMKQQAMLQTLQQESGKEMDSLVKRIKDYIKDYGKKNSYEYIYGTGDAASILYAKDGLDITEKISKELNDKYKGSDKKEEPKAEEKK; encoded by the coding sequence ATGAAAAAATCCTTTTTAATTATCGGACTTGCCCTGGCAATGTTTTCTTGCAACAACGGATCGACAACTGCAAGTTCAGGAACTAAAACAGCATATGTAGATACGGCTAAATTGATTGAAGAAAATCAGGAAGCAAAAGACATTGAGTCGAAATACAAAACCAAGTCGCAGGAAATGGGTAGAGAATTAGAAGGTGAAGCGAAACAATTCCAAAATGAAGCCGCTACTTTTCAAAGAGATGCTCAGGTAAAAGGTATGGCTTGGGCACAACAAAAAAGTGCAGAATTGCAAAAAAGAGAGCAACAATTGGGAATGAAACAACAAGCGATGTTGCAAACTTTACAACAGGAAAGCGGTAAAGAAATGGATTCTTTAGTTAAAAGAATTAAAGATTATATCAAAGATTACGGTAAGAAAAACAGTTACGAATATATCTACGGTACAGGTGATGCAGCATCTATCCTTTATGCAAAAGACGGTTTAGATATTACTGAAAAAATCAGCAAAGAACTAAATGACAAATACAAAGGTTCTGATAAAAAAGAAGAGCCTAAAGCTGAAGAAAAGAAATAA
- a CDS encoding helix-turn-helix domain-containing protein, giving the protein METVSNAAAYVLRFINQTQKSIFLTGKAGTGKTTLLREIISTTHKNTVVVAPTGIAALNAGGVTIHSMFQLPFAAFLPDEKADPYISENSRFENRNTLSRHFKMNGTKRAVIQNMELLVIDEVSMLRADIMDAMDFMLRKVRRNETPFGGVQVLFIGDLLQLPPIIKNEEWAVLQRYYRGKFFFHSHVIQQNPPLYIELDKIFRQTDSDFISVLNNLRNNTVTNNDLAVLNQYVQPDFDFKKNPGFITLTTHNAKADTINTEALEELEGKEFVFMPEIVGDFPDKIFPVDEQLKLKVGAQVMFVKNDLSFEKQYFNGKMGVIKNISAKEIFVHFPEENKTIEVERYEWKNIRYYVDEMTKEIEEEILGTFTHYPIKLAWAITIHKSQGLTFDNAALDVSQVFLPGQAYVALSRLRSLKGLILLSPIHMNGISNDADVMDYAQSKVSMDKLEGTLANETRIFLYNYLKDSFNWDELAREWSKHQQTYLSETGKSVKSQSRVWAQQQSLAIHELLDPSRKFIGQLAKLFQQEEVDLVFIEERINKAFDYFFPKMDELVFELYWKIEEIKRLKKVKSFFEELSELEEIQTNVILRLLKVKLLIRAVLENKEISKEVLVSPLLQKYKQDKIEIIKEALRKNGVTLIEDDDDIERYTSKKKKTKEPKKSTIEETLELWMQNLSIPEIARIRKLTVGTVYTHFSKLIQMEAIEISDILPPEKINRLKAAFKEYDGSGLGEIKEKYDDEFSWDELRLYKAVLQKNT; this is encoded by the coding sequence ATGGAAACGGTTTCAAATGCAGCTGCTTATGTGCTGCGCTTTATTAATCAGACGCAGAAATCTATTTTTCTCACCGGAAAAGCCGGAACGGGTAAAACTACTTTACTACGAGAAATCATTTCAACCACACATAAAAATACAGTAGTAGTGGCACCAACCGGAATCGCTGCTTTAAATGCGGGTGGTGTAACGATACATTCGATGTTTCAATTACCGTTTGCCGCTTTTCTGCCCGATGAAAAAGCGGATCCGTATATATCAGAAAATTCTCGATTTGAAAATAGAAATACATTAAGCCGGCATTTTAAAATGAACGGAACCAAACGAGCGGTTATTCAGAATATGGAATTGCTTGTTATTGATGAAGTCAGTATGTTACGGGCTGATATTATGGATGCAATGGATTTTATGTTGCGTAAAGTCCGTAGAAATGAAACACCGTTCGGAGGAGTACAAGTTTTATTTATAGGAGATTTACTACAATTACCACCGATTATCAAGAATGAAGAATGGGCTGTTTTACAACGTTACTATCGCGGTAAATTCTTTTTTCATTCCCATGTTATCCAGCAAAATCCGCCGTTGTACATTGAACTGGATAAAATTTTCAGACAAACCGATTCCGATTTTATTTCGGTATTAAATAACCTGCGAAATAATACGGTTACAAACAATGACCTTGCAGTTTTAAATCAATATGTCCAGCCGGATTTTGATTTTAAAAAGAACCCCGGTTTTATTACGCTTACAACACATAATGCCAAAGCAGATACAATAAATACTGAAGCTCTGGAAGAACTGGAAGGGAAGGAATTTGTTTTTATGCCGGAAATAGTTGGCGATTTTCCCGATAAAATTTTCCCGGTCGATGAGCAACTAAAATTAAAAGTAGGTGCTCAGGTCATGTTTGTAAAAAACGATCTTTCTTTTGAAAAACAGTACTTTAACGGTAAAATGGGGGTTATTAAAAACATTTCAGCAAAAGAAATTTTCGTTCATTTTCCGGAAGAAAACAAAACCATCGAAGTTGAGCGGTACGAATGGAAAAACATCCGTTACTATGTCGATGAGATGACAAAAGAGATAGAAGAAGAAATTTTAGGGACATTTACGCACTATCCGATCAAGCTGGCTTGGGCTATAACGATCCATAAAAGTCAAGGATTGACCTTCGACAACGCTGCGCTTGATGTATCGCAGGTTTTTCTTCCCGGACAAGCCTATGTTGCTCTTTCGCGTTTACGTTCGTTAAAAGGGCTTATTTTGCTTTCTCCGATACATATGAATGGTATTTCCAATGATGCTGATGTAATGGACTATGCGCAAAGTAAGGTTTCTATGGACAAATTGGAAGGGACTTTAGCCAATGAAACCCGAATATTTTTATATAACTATTTGAAAGACAGTTTTAATTGGGACGAGCTGGCGAGAGAATGGAGCAAACACCAACAGACCTATTTGTCGGAAACAGGAAAATCAGTTAAATCACAGTCCAGAGTTTGGGCGCAACAACAGTCATTAGCGATACATGAATTGTTAGATCCGTCCCGAAAATTTATAGGGCAATTAGCAAAACTGTTCCAACAGGAAGAGGTCGATCTGGTTTTTATCGAAGAGCGAATTAATAAGGCTTTTGACTATTTTTTCCCGAAAATGGATGAATTGGTTTTTGAATTATATTGGAAAATAGAAGAAATAAAACGCCTGAAAAAAGTAAAATCGTTTTTTGAAGAATTATCCGAACTGGAAGAAATTCAGACAAATGTGATTTTACGATTACTAAAAGTAAAACTATTGATTCGTGCCGTACTGGAAAATAAAGAGATTTCGAAAGAAGTATTAGTATCGCCGCTATTGCAAAAATACAAACAGGATAAAATTGAAATCATCAAAGAAGCTTTACGTAAAAATGGCGTTACGCTTATTGAAGATGACGATGATATTGAACGCTATACATCGAAAAAGAAAAAGACAAAAGAACCTAAGAAATCTACGATCGAAGAGACATTGGAACTTTGGATGCAAAACCTATCAATCCCGGAAATTGCCCGTATCCGGAAAC